The following are encoded in a window of Deltaproteobacteria bacterium genomic DNA:
- a CDS encoding CoA transferase gives MASALDGIRIIEIAQGIAGPYTGMLLAEQGAEVIKIEPPTGDHTRGTPGFHIWNRSKKSVVADAATAAGRAVMQQLVATADVVLVDAQSSALETLGLSHEQLSRDNPSLVYCHLPAFGSKGPHADRYPDDSLVAAVSGLLGSQWSHRDGGVQLVIPIASYGAAFVACSSVTAALFERTQSGQGQKIEVSWLAGAFAMQTGTILFHPDMLRLFSGRMNPLGPIPCYRLFKAQDDWLFVACGNPTFFNKFCLALEHPEWVADPRYERAPWGIKPEDRDDLANAIAEVIATKPREEWLRILREADIPNAPVTSRQEFMDWRQTIHNGMRVEINDPELGKTVQMGVPIRLSDTPGEIKGPAPTLEQHSDEARGWRLETRSPSSQASSLKPQVPNPHFPE, from the coding sequence ATGGCAAGTGCACTCGATGGCATTCGTATTATTGAAATCGCTCAAGGAATCGCAGGCCCATACACAGGCATGCTGTTGGCTGAGCAAGGTGCTGAGGTCATCAAGATTGAACCACCAACAGGTGACCATACCCGCGGAACGCCGGGCTTCCACATCTGGAATCGTAGCAAAAAAAGTGTCGTGGCTGATGCCGCAACGGCTGCAGGACGCGCAGTGATGCAGCAGCTTGTCGCAACTGCCGATGTCGTGCTGGTCGACGCCCAGTCAAGTGCATTAGAAACGCTTGGCCTGTCACACGAGCAGCTCTCTCGTGATAACCCTAGCCTGGTGTACTGCCATCTTCCAGCCTTCGGCAGTAAAGGTCCACACGCCGATCGGTATCCAGATGACTCACTAGTTGCCGCGGTGAGCGGTTTACTGGGGAGTCAATGGTCGCATCGCGACGGTGGCGTACAACTTGTGATCCCAATCGCTAGCTATGGCGCGGCGTTCGTTGCCTGTAGCTCTGTCACTGCCGCACTCTTTGAGCGCACCCAGAGTGGTCAAGGCCAAAAAATCGAAGTTTCGTGGCTGGCTGGTGCGTTCGCCATGCAGACAGGAACGATTCTCTTTCATCCTGATATGCTGCGTCTGTTTAGCGGACGGATGAATCCGCTGGGTCCGATCCCGTGTTATCGGCTCTTCAAAGCCCAAGATGACTGGTTGTTTGTCGCTTGTGGCAATCCGACTTTTTTCAACAAGTTCTGCCTTGCTCTCGAACATCCTGAGTGGGTCGCTGACCCACGTTACGAACGCGCTCCCTGGGGTATCAAACCCGAAGATCGTGATGACCTTGCCAATGCCATTGCGGAAGTGATCGCCACCAAACCGCGCGAAGAGTGGCTACGGATCCTGCGCGAGGCCGACATCCCCAATGCACCTGTCACCAGCCGCCAGGAATTCATGGATTGGCGACAAACCATCCACAACGGCATGCGCGTCGAAATCAACGACCCCGAGCTGGGCAAGACCGTACAGATGGGGGTGCCCATTCGACTGTCTGACACTCCTGGTGAGATTAAGGGGCCAGCACCGACGTTGGAGCAACATTCTGATGAGGCTAGAGGCTGGAGACTAGAGACTCGTTCCCCCTCCTCCCAAGCCTCAAGCCTCAAGCCTCAAGTGCCCAACCCCCACTTTCCGGAGTAG